In Nocardia asteroides, the following proteins share a genomic window:
- the pdxH gene encoding pyridoxamine 5'-phosphate oxidase, whose translation MRVDYGDQLSAIAAEPDLDETWVAGGWEPLLRSWIEQARGLGVAEPNAMVLATVSLTGPAPRPVARTVLCKGLAPEGITFYTNYDSAKGNQLAADPYAAATFLWPALGRQVHVRGRTERVPAEVTEAYWRARPRDSQLGAWASQQSRPAAARAELDRALAETTARFAEVDAIPVPPHWGGYLLRPDEVEFWQGRRGRLHNRIVVRIGDAGTTVERLQP comes from the coding sequence ATGCGCGTGGACTACGGCGACCAGCTCTCCGCGATCGCCGCCGAACCCGATCTCGACGAGACCTGGGTGGCCGGCGGCTGGGAACCCCTGCTGCGCAGCTGGATCGAGCAGGCGCGCGGTCTGGGCGTCGCCGAACCCAACGCGATGGTGCTGGCCACCGTCTCGCTCACCGGCCCGGCCCCGCGCCCGGTGGCGCGCACCGTGCTGTGCAAGGGACTGGCACCCGAGGGCATCACCTTCTACACCAACTACGACTCCGCCAAGGGCAACCAGCTCGCCGCCGACCCGTACGCCGCGGCCACCTTCCTGTGGCCGGCGCTAGGCAGGCAGGTGCACGTGCGCGGGCGGACCGAGCGGGTGCCCGCCGAGGTCACCGAGGCCTACTGGCGGGCCCGCCCGCGCGACTCCCAGCTGGGTGCGTGGGCCTCGCAGCAGTCGCGCCCCGCCGCCGCGCGCGCCGAGCTGGACCGGGCGCTGGCCGAGACCACGGCCCGCTTCGCCGAGGTCGACGCGATCCCGGTGCCGCCGCACTGGGGTGGCTATCTGCTGCGGCCCGACGAGGTGGAGTTCTGGCAGGGCAGGCGCGGCAGGCTGCACAACCGGATCGTCGTGCGGATCGGCGACGCAGGCACAACCGTGGAACGTTTGCAGCCCTAA
- a CDS encoding MFS transporter produces the protein MKLLADTEPLRHPDYRRLWTTNIVTVIGAQLSVVAVPQQIFQITGSSGYVGLAGLFGLVPLVVFGLWGGALADVMDRRTLLVITTAGTGVTALAFWAQAALGMTNVWLVLGLFAAQQAFFAVNQPTRSAAIARLLPPEQIAAASSLSMTVQNVGMIAGPVLAGLLIPVLGLPTLYLIDAIALLATLWAVWKLPSFPPTGDQRRAGLRAVFDGFRYLTGQRILLASFVVDIIAMVFGMPRALFPQIAHETFHDPAEGGVALGLLFAAISAGAVLGGVFSGWVPRIRRQGLAVIWCIVIWGVAMIGFGLAVGMAGHLFGLGVWLGIAVAFLALGGAVDMISAALRTAMLLNVSTDEMRGRLQGVFIVVVAGGPRIGDVAHGFAAASLGTAVAAAGGGVLVVIGVVVAALAFPAFVRYRVARAHTDSMVN, from the coding sequence GTGAAGTTGCTCGCCGACACCGAACCCCTGCGTCATCCCGACTACCGCAGGTTGTGGACCACCAACATCGTCACGGTCATCGGCGCGCAGCTCTCGGTAGTCGCGGTTCCGCAGCAGATCTTCCAGATCACCGGCAGTTCCGGGTACGTCGGCCTGGCCGGGTTGTTCGGTCTGGTCCCGCTGGTGGTGTTCGGGCTGTGGGGTGGAGCGCTGGCCGACGTGATGGACCGGCGCACGCTGCTCGTCATCACCACCGCGGGCACGGGCGTCACGGCGCTGGCCTTCTGGGCGCAGGCCGCGCTTGGCATGACCAATGTGTGGCTGGTGCTGGGGTTGTTCGCCGCCCAGCAGGCGTTCTTCGCGGTCAACCAGCCCACCCGCAGCGCCGCCATCGCCCGGTTGCTGCCGCCGGAGCAGATCGCCGCGGCCAGCTCGCTGAGCATGACCGTGCAGAACGTGGGCATGATCGCTGGGCCCGTGCTGGCCGGTCTGCTGATCCCGGTGCTCGGTCTGCCCACGCTGTACCTGATCGACGCGATCGCGCTGCTGGCGACGCTGTGGGCGGTGTGGAAGCTGCCGTCCTTCCCGCCCACCGGCGACCAGCGCCGGGCGGGTCTGCGCGCGGTCTTCGACGGCTTCCGCTACCTCACCGGGCAGCGCATCCTGCTCGCCTCGTTCGTCGTCGACATCATCGCCATGGTGTTCGGCATGCCCCGCGCGCTGTTCCCGCAGATCGCGCACGAGACCTTCCACGACCCGGCCGAGGGCGGGGTGGCGCTGGGCCTGCTCTTCGCCGCGATCTCGGCGGGCGCGGTGCTGGGCGGGGTGTTCTCCGGCTGGGTGCCGCGTATCCGCAGGCAGGGGCTGGCGGTGATCTGGTGCATCGTGATCTGGGGCGTGGCGATGATCGGCTTCGGACTGGCCGTCGGCATGGCCGGGCACCTGTTCGGGCTCGGCGTCTGGCTGGGCATCGCGGTGGCGTTCCTGGCGCTGGGCGGCGCGGTCGACATGATCTCGGCGGCCCTGCGCACGGCGATGCTGCTCAACGTCTCCACCGACGAGATGCGCGGCCGGTTGCAGGGCGTGTTCATCGTGGTTGTCGCAGGTGGGCCGCGGATCGGTGATGTTGCCCACGGTTTCGCCGCGGCCAGCCTGGGTACCGCTGTAGCTGCCGCGGGTGGCGGTGTCCTGGTGGTGATCGGCGTGGTCGTCGCCGCGCTCGCCTTCCCCGCCTTCGTGCGCTACCGGGTTGCCAGGGCGCACACCGATTCCATGGTCAATTGA
- a CDS encoding citrate synthase — protein sequence MPAENITNVAEDAKSVLQYPGGEFPISVTKAAEGNDGLDLGKLLASTGYVTYDPGFMNTASTKSAITYIDGEAGILRYRGYPIDQLAGRSTFIEVSYLLIYGELPTQAQLDDFTDRIRRHTLLHEDLKRFFDGFPRNAHPMPVLSSAVNALSAYYQDSLDPRDPEQVELSTIRLLAKLPTIAAYSYKKSVGQPFLYPDNSLSLVENFLRMTFGFPAEPYEVDPEIAAALDMLLILHADHEQNCSTSTVRLVGSSDANLFTSVSGGINALWGPLHGGANQAVLEMLDEIKANGGDVKEFIRKVKNKEDGVKLMGFGHRVYRNYDPRATLVKQAADKILSKIGGDDQLLDIAKQLEEAALTDDYFVSRRLYPNVDFYTGVIYRAMGFPTRMFTVLFAMGRLPGWIAHWREMHSEPLKIGRPRQIYTGYGERDYLDIGTR from the coding sequence GTGCCCGCTGAGAACATCACCAACGTCGCCGAAGACGCCAAGTCGGTACTGCAGTACCCGGGTGGCGAGTTCCCTATTTCGGTCACCAAGGCCGCTGAGGGCAACGACGGACTCGACTTGGGCAAGCTGCTGGCCAGCACCGGCTACGTCACCTACGACCCCGGTTTCATGAACACCGCGTCGACCAAGTCGGCCATCACCTACATCGACGGTGAAGCGGGCATCCTGCGCTACCGCGGCTACCCGATCGACCAGCTGGCGGGCCGCTCGACCTTCATCGAGGTCAGCTACCTGCTCATCTACGGCGAGCTGCCGACCCAGGCCCAGCTCGACGACTTCACCGATCGCATCCGCCGCCACACCCTGCTGCACGAGGACCTGAAGCGGTTCTTCGACGGCTTCCCGCGCAACGCGCACCCGATGCCGGTGCTGTCGTCCGCGGTGAACGCGCTGTCGGCGTACTACCAGGACTCGCTGGACCCGCGCGACCCCGAGCAGGTCGAGCTGTCCACCATCCGCCTGCTGGCCAAGCTGCCCACCATCGCGGCCTACTCGTACAAGAAGTCGGTCGGCCAGCCGTTCCTCTACCCGGACAACTCGCTGTCGCTGGTGGAGAACTTCCTGCGGATGACCTTCGGCTTCCCGGCCGAGCCCTACGAGGTCGACCCGGAGATCGCGGCCGCGCTCGACATGCTGCTGATCCTGCACGCCGACCACGAGCAGAACTGCTCCACCTCGACCGTGCGCCTCGTCGGCTCCTCCGACGCCAACCTGTTCACCTCGGTGTCCGGCGGCATCAACGCGCTGTGGGGCCCGCTGCACGGTGGCGCCAACCAGGCCGTGCTCGAGATGCTCGACGAGATCAAGGCCAACGGCGGCGACGTCAAGGAATTCATCCGCAAGGTCAAGAACAAGGAAGACGGCGTGAAGCTCATGGGCTTCGGGCACCGCGTCTACCGCAACTACGACCCGCGCGCCACCCTGGTCAAGCAGGCCGCCGACAAGATCCTGTCGAAGATCGGCGGCGACGACCAGCTGCTCGACATCGCCAAGCAGCTCGAAGAGGCCGCCCTCACCGACGACTACTTCGTCTCGCGTCGCCTGTACCCGAACGTCGACTTCTACACCGGCGTCATCTACCGGGCCATGGGCTTCCCGACCCGCATGTTCACCGTGCTCTTCGCCATGGGCCGCCTGCCCGGCTGGATCGCCCACTGGCGTGAGATGCACTCCGAGCCGCTCAAGATCGGCCGTCCGCGCCAGATCTACACCGGCTACGGTGAGCGTGACTACCTCGACATCGGCACCCGCTGA
- a CDS encoding FKBP-type peptidyl-prolyl cis-trans isomerase, with protein MTKPEIEFQEGPAPTELVIKDLVEGEGKEAVPGGTVEVHYVGVEFDSGEQFDSSWDRGESITFPLRGLIQGWQEGIPGMKVGGRRQLTIPPELAYGPEGAGHHLSGKTLVFVIDLLEAN; from the coding sequence ATGACCAAGCCGGAGATCGAATTCCAGGAGGGCCCCGCGCCCACCGAGCTCGTGATCAAGGACCTCGTCGAGGGCGAAGGCAAGGAAGCGGTGCCGGGTGGCACCGTCGAGGTGCACTACGTCGGCGTCGAGTTCGACAGCGGCGAGCAGTTCGACTCCTCGTGGGACCGTGGCGAGTCCATCACCTTCCCGCTGCGCGGCCTGATCCAGGGCTGGCAGGAAGGTATCCCCGGCATGAAGGTCGGCGGCCGCCGCCAGCTGACCATCCCGCCGGAGCTCGCCTACGGCCCCGAAGGTGCGGGCCACCACCTCTCCGGCAAGACCCTGGTCTTCGTCATCGACCTCCTCGAGGCGAACTGA